Proteins found in one Aethina tumida isolate Nest 87 chromosome 1, icAetTumi1.1, whole genome shotgun sequence genomic segment:
- the LOC109601428 gene encoding golgin subfamily A member 6-like protein 22 isoform X1, which translates to MVYESDFYTTRRYRTSPSLSTYTSSNVVSKQVRIVPSLGKIHIVHSCEPYDSSVAQRRLRVLATPPSKLRREYERIENLLRPHIGYSAQNRFLDSRSNVLFDDETRLIRAKSASLLKRIHAPVPRVQKLFPITSYRYEELLPARLTNDNYINRMLVTSARNPRIEYTTYWTEPTRKYIGQGHLSCVSYAGNRAYPRRRNVWLYEDPLRSDIQLLSYYIEKFRQEKGSAKIKEIKEKEVKLNPNRPSRRFSNKVEESSEELKQLREERAKRLERIYETEKKTEEKSLDEELKLKKIEEEKRLNEEKILLEEQKKKEEEKKREREEERIKKQQQQQLEQEEREERKRLEEEAKLKKQQEEEEEEEERQRLEEEEERIKKQKQEEEEEKEAERKRIEEEQEAERKRIQEEEEREAELLKKQLEEEERLKLKQKLEEEEEELKRLEEEKQHLIRLEELAKQAEDEKEQELKRQAEELAELAKNQIEEIEEKQEISEPQPEKMEEEEEEEEEKEKFEEIVPKIDDSVIGFNLEEETDKLEAKLNELAKERAQQESDVVEEEKEEEEEEAVVLDQQEELKPEAVEEEEEEDPVAICEDLPEQEANSDEE; encoded by the exons ATGGTTTACGAAAGCGATTTCTACACGACCAGAAGATACAGAACTTCTCCGAGTCTGTCGACTTATACGAGTTCG aacgtGGTCTCAAAACAAGTGAGGATCGTTCCGAGTTTAGGAAAG ATTCACATCGTGCACAGCTGCGAACCGTACGACTCGAGTGTTGCGCAGCGTCGTCTGCGCGTGTTGGCGACGCCGCCGTCCAAGCTGCGTCGTGAGTACGAACGCATCGAGAATTTGTTGCGTCCGCACATCGGCTATTCTGCGCAGAATCGCTTTTTGGACTCTCGTTCGAACGTG TTGTTCGACGACGAGACTCGTTTGATTCGTGCCAAGTCGGCTTCACTCTTGAAACGGATTCACGCTCCGGTTCCGCGCGTGCAGAAGCTGTTCCCGATCACGAGTTACAG GTATGAAGAACTGTTGCCGGCACGGTTGACCAACGACAACTACATCAACAGAATGTTGGTGACGTCGGCCAGAAACCCGAGGATCGAGTACACCACTTACTGGACCGAACCGACGCGAAAGTACATCG GTCAGGGACACCTGTCGTGCGTGTCGTACGCAGGAAATCGGGCTTATCCTCGCAGGAGGAACGTGTGGCTGTACGAGGATCCTCTCAGGAGCGACATTCAACTGCTCAGTTACTACATCGAAAAGTTCAGACAGGAAAAGGGATCGGCCAAGATCAAGGAGATCAAAGAGAAAGAAG taaaattaaatccaaATCGTCCCTCAAGAAGGTTTTCGAACAAAGTGGAAGAGTCGTCCGAAGAATTGAAGCAATTACGCGAAGAAAGGGCCAAACGATTGGAACGAATCTACGAAACGGAGAAAAAGACCGAAGAGAAATCGTTGGATGAGGAACTGAAATTGAAAAAGATCGAGGAAGAAAAGAGGTTAAACGAAGAAAA aattttattggaAGAACAAAAGAAAAAGGAAGAGGAAAAGAAACGGGAACGGGAAGAAGAGAGAatcaaaaaacaacaacaacaacagttgGAACAAGAAGAGAGGGAAGAACGAAAACGTTTAGAGGAGGaagcaaaattgaaaaaacaacaggaagaagaagaagaagaagaggaAAGGCAACGAttggaagaagaagaagaaagaataaagaaacaaaaacaagaagaagaagaagaaaaagaagcCGAACGTAAAAGGATTGAAGAGGAACAGGAAGCGGAAAGAAAAAGAATTCAAGAGGAAGAGGAGAGAGAagctgaattattaaaaaaacaattggaAGAAGAGGAAAGActtaaacttaaacaaaagTTGGAAGAGGAAGAGGAAGAACTGAAGCGTTTAGAGGAAGAGAAGCAACATCTAATTCGATTGGAAGAATTGGCGAAACAAGCGGAAGACGAGAAGGAACAAGAACTGAAACGACAAGCGGAAGAATTGGCGGAACTGGCCAAAAATCAAATCGAAGAAATCGaagaaaaacaagaaatttcCGAGCCACAGCCCGAAAAGatggaagaagaagaagaagaagaagaagagaaagaaaaatttgaagaaattgtaCCGAAAATCGATGACTCTGTCATCGGCTTCAATTTGGAAGAAGAGACCGACAAATTGGAagcaaaactaaacgaacttGCCAAAGAGAGAGCACAACAAGAATCAGATGTTGTGGAAGAGGAGaaggaagaagaagaagaagaagcaGTAGTATTAGATCAACAAGAAGAGTTAAAACCGGAGGCAGTCGAGGAAGAGGAAGAGGAAGATCCGGTCGCGATTTGCGAAGATTTACCGGAACAAGAGGCCAACTCCGATGAAGAATGA
- the LOC109601428 gene encoding golgin subfamily A member 6-like protein 22 isoform X2 — protein sequence MVYESDFYTTRRYRTSPSLSTYTSSNVVSKQVRIVPSLGKIHIVHSCEPYDSSVAQRRLRVLATPPSKLRREYERIENLLRPHIGYSAQNRFLDSRSNVLFDDETRLIRAKSASLLKRIHAPVPRVQKLFPITSYRYEELLPARLTNDNYINRMLVTSARNPRIEYTTYWTEPTRKYIGQGHLSCVSYAGNRAYPRRRNVWLYEDPLRSDIQLLSYYIEKFRQEKGSAKIKEIKEKEVKLNPNRPSRRFSNKVEESSEELKQLREERAKRLERIYETEKKTEEKSLDEELKLKKIEEEKRILLEEQKKKEEEKKREREEERIKKQQQQQLEQEEREERKRLEEEAKLKKQQEEEEEEEERQRLEEEEERIKKQKQEEEEEKEAERKRIEEEQEAERKRIQEEEEREAELLKKQLEEEERLKLKQKLEEEEEELKRLEEEKQHLIRLEELAKQAEDEKEQELKRQAEELAELAKNQIEEIEEKQEISEPQPEKMEEEEEEEEEKEKFEEIVPKIDDSVIGFNLEEETDKLEAKLNELAKERAQQESDVVEEEKEEEEEEAVVLDQQEELKPEAVEEEEEEDPVAICEDLPEQEANSDEE from the exons ATGGTTTACGAAAGCGATTTCTACACGACCAGAAGATACAGAACTTCTCCGAGTCTGTCGACTTATACGAGTTCG aacgtGGTCTCAAAACAAGTGAGGATCGTTCCGAGTTTAGGAAAG ATTCACATCGTGCACAGCTGCGAACCGTACGACTCGAGTGTTGCGCAGCGTCGTCTGCGCGTGTTGGCGACGCCGCCGTCCAAGCTGCGTCGTGAGTACGAACGCATCGAGAATTTGTTGCGTCCGCACATCGGCTATTCTGCGCAGAATCGCTTTTTGGACTCTCGTTCGAACGTG TTGTTCGACGACGAGACTCGTTTGATTCGTGCCAAGTCGGCTTCACTCTTGAAACGGATTCACGCTCCGGTTCCGCGCGTGCAGAAGCTGTTCCCGATCACGAGTTACAG GTATGAAGAACTGTTGCCGGCACGGTTGACCAACGACAACTACATCAACAGAATGTTGGTGACGTCGGCCAGAAACCCGAGGATCGAGTACACCACTTACTGGACCGAACCGACGCGAAAGTACATCG GTCAGGGACACCTGTCGTGCGTGTCGTACGCAGGAAATCGGGCTTATCCTCGCAGGAGGAACGTGTGGCTGTACGAGGATCCTCTCAGGAGCGACATTCAACTGCTCAGTTACTACATCGAAAAGTTCAGACAGGAAAAGGGATCGGCCAAGATCAAGGAGATCAAAGAGAAAGAAG taaaattaaatccaaATCGTCCCTCAAGAAGGTTTTCGAACAAAGTGGAAGAGTCGTCCGAAGAATTGAAGCAATTACGCGAAGAAAGGGCCAAACGATTGGAACGAATCTACGAAACGGAGAAAAAGACCGAAGAGAAATCGTTGGATGAGGAACTGAAATTGAAAAAGATCGAGGAAGAAAAGAG aattttattggaAGAACAAAAGAAAAAGGAAGAGGAAAAGAAACGGGAACGGGAAGAAGAGAGAatcaaaaaacaacaacaacaacagttgGAACAAGAAGAGAGGGAAGAACGAAAACGTTTAGAGGAGGaagcaaaattgaaaaaacaacaggaagaagaagaagaagaagaggaAAGGCAACGAttggaagaagaagaagaaagaataaagaaacaaaaacaagaagaagaagaagaaaaagaagcCGAACGTAAAAGGATTGAAGAGGAACAGGAAGCGGAAAGAAAAAGAATTCAAGAGGAAGAGGAGAGAGAagctgaattattaaaaaaacaattggaAGAAGAGGAAAGActtaaacttaaacaaaagTTGGAAGAGGAAGAGGAAGAACTGAAGCGTTTAGAGGAAGAGAAGCAACATCTAATTCGATTGGAAGAATTGGCGAAACAAGCGGAAGACGAGAAGGAACAAGAACTGAAACGACAAGCGGAAGAATTGGCGGAACTGGCCAAAAATCAAATCGAAGAAATCGaagaaaaacaagaaatttcCGAGCCACAGCCCGAAAAGatggaagaagaagaagaagaagaagaagagaaagaaaaatttgaagaaattgtaCCGAAAATCGATGACTCTGTCATCGGCTTCAATTTGGAAGAAGAGACCGACAAATTGGAagcaaaactaaacgaacttGCCAAAGAGAGAGCACAACAAGAATCAGATGTTGTGGAAGAGGAGaaggaagaagaagaagaagaagcaGTAGTATTAGATCAACAAGAAGAGTTAAAACCGGAGGCAGTCGAGGAAGAGGAAGAGGAAGATCCGGTCGCGATTTGCGAAGATTTACCGGAACAAGAGGCCAACTCCGATGAAGAATGA
- the LOC126264199 gene encoding uncharacterized protein LOC126264199 — protein sequence MQQPNPNCFSAFDGVCLQRSAKFKKRMIYLRNPISGSEWSFWPDARFYYHYKIYRPLPFYDYYYPRTWLHNYWPSYRSMRYFLSDIPTEKGLTDVRMRNQLYWSDSKI from the exons ATGCAGCAACCTAATCCGAATTGTTTCAGTGCTTTCGACGGTGTTTGTTTACAAAGATCggctaaatttaaaa AGAGAATGATCTACTTGAGGAATCCCATTTCCGGAAGCGAATGGTCCTTCTGGCCGGACGCGCGCTTCTACTACCACTACAAGATCTACAGACCGTTGCCCTTCTACGACTACTACTACCCCCGCACGTGGCTGCACAACTATTGGCCCTCCTACAGGTCCATGCGGTACTTCCTGAGCGACATTCCCACCGAGAAGGGACTCACCGACGTCAGA ATGAGGAACCAACTTTACTGGTCCGACAGCAAAATATAG
- the LOC126265245 gene encoding trace amine-associated receptor 1-like: MNPTFPIVIFITPTTIIGNSLILIAIFRFKRLRSPSNYLLTSLATSDLAIGILLPLATFQKQRNTYVCLVTNCTLICLVSVSVLVIVAVAFDRFTSLAKPLRYNNLITHSTVERYILMFWLYSLLVGFTPLVYHVRNRADSLDDCCTFGKAVPKHLQLFVLCAVFGPSTLILTFCYCYIYVIAKKHARAIQNEHRQIGTKGGSRYGIALAITSGTFLGLWTPFQICVLSDVFFGTEILSSRNSMFLAVPVLVSSASNPWVYGYRNSELRSAVRKVVDDLLTALGFTYRSKENSEMNFLPSCAATFGDVGSFIQHVQRDFDLASWHPNPQGDFLLVPIVRPETSISSGNAQRTTAKEFEGDEPNILISIDHPRILRNSKSMVESFAIADGKDILIVTSNKIKHGSSVL; encoded by the exons ATGAATCCCACATTTCCCATCGTGATTTTCATCACTCCGACGACGATAATCGGCAACTCTCTCATCCTGATCGCGATCTTCCGGTTCAAACGACTGAGGTCGCCGTCCAACTATCTGCTGACCAGTCTGGCCACTTCCGACTTGGCCATCGGAATCCTGCTTCCTCTGGCCACGTTCCAGAAGCAGCGCAACACCTACGTGTGCCTCGTGACCAACTGCACTCTGATCTGTCTGGTGTCCGTGTCCGTTCTGGTAATCGTGGCCGTGGCATTCGACCGGTTCACCTCGCTGGCGAAGCCGCTGCGCTACAACAACCTCATCACGCATTCCACCGTCGAACGGTACATCCTCATGTTCTGGCTCTACTCCCTCTTGGTCGGATTCACTCCTCTCGTGTACCACGTGCGCAATCGGGCGGATTCGTTGGACGACTGCTGCACCTTCGGCAAGGCGGTGCCGAAGCATCTGCAGCTGTTCGTCCTGTGCGCCGTCTTCGGCCCTTCCACTCTCATCCTGACCTTTTGCTACTGTTACATCTACGTGATTGCGAAGAAGCACGCGCGCGCCATTCAGAACGAACACCGACAGATCGGGACGAAGGGCGGAAGTCGGTACGGAATCGCGTTGGCGATCACGTCCGGCACGTTCTTGGGTCTGTGGACCCCGTTTCAG ATCTGCGTCTTATCGGACGTCTTCTTCGGCACGGAGATTCTGTCCAGCAGGAATTCGATGTTCCTGGCAGTGCCGGTGTTGGTCAGCAGCGCCTCTAATCCGTGGGTTTACGGTTACCGGAATTCCGAACTGAGGAGTGCAGTTCGGAAAGTCGTCGACGATTTGTTGACCGCTTTGG GATTCACGTACCGAAGCAAGGAGAACTCCGAAATGAACTTTTTGCCGAGTTGTGCGGCGACTTTCGGTGACGTCGGTTCGTTCATTCAACATGTTCAGCGGGACTTTGATCTGGCTTCGTGGCATCCGAATCCGCAAGGCGATTTCCTGCTGGTTCCCATTGTCCGACCGGAGACGTCGATTTCGTCCGGAAACGCACAAAGAACGACCGCAAAAGAGTTTGAAGGCGACGAACCCAACATTCTCATTTCGATCGACCATCCGAGAATTTTGCGCAACTCGAAATCGATGGTCGAGAGCTTCGCCATCGCCGACGGAAAAGACATTTTGATCGTAACGAGCAACAAAATCAAACACGGCTCGAGCGTGTTGTAA
- the LOC109601428 gene encoding golgin subfamily A member 6-like protein 22 isoform X3: MIITTLPSTTTTTTTTTYEYSYYPETTTRYYKPLTLYYNYYYPLRSLNYYSTYWPSTYTYYWPRSYNYWKYLSWPSDKFWYLKTLFDDETRLIRAKSASLLKRIHAPVPRVQKLFPITSYRYEELLPARLTNDNYINRMLVTSARNPRIEYTTYWTEPTRKYIGQGHLSCVSYAGNRAYPRRRNVWLYEDPLRSDIQLLSYYIEKFRQEKGSAKIKEIKEKEVKLNPNRPSRRFSNKVEESSEELKQLREERAKRLERIYETEKKTEEKSLDEELKLKKIEEEKRLNEEKILLEEQKKKEEEKKREREEERIKKQQQQQLEQEEREERKRLEEEAKLKKQQEEEEEEEERQRLEEEEERIKKQKQEEEEEKEAERKRIEEEQEAERKRIQEEEEREAELLKKQLEEEERLKLKQKLEEEEEELKRLEEEKQHLIRLEELAKQAEDEKEQELKRQAEELAELAKNQIEEIEEKQEISEPQPEKMEEEEEEEEEKEKFEEIVPKIDDSVIGFNLEEETDKLEAKLNELAKERAQQESDVVEEEKEEEEEEAVVLDQQEELKPEAVEEEEEEDPVAICEDLPEQEANSDEE, translated from the exons ATGATCATAACAACTTTGCCatcgacgacgacgacgacgaccaCAACAACGTACGAATACAGTTATTACCCCGAAACGACGACGCGCTATTACAAACCGCTCACGCTCTACTACAATTACTATTACCCGCTGCGGAGTTTGAACTACTACTCGACCTACTGGCCCTCCACGTACACGTACTACTGGCCGCGAAGCTACAACTACTGGAAGTACCTGAGCTGGCCCAGCGACAAGTTCTGGTACTTGAAGACC TTGTTCGACGACGAGACTCGTTTGATTCGTGCCAAGTCGGCTTCACTCTTGAAACGGATTCACGCTCCGGTTCCGCGCGTGCAGAAGCTGTTCCCGATCACGAGTTACAG GTATGAAGAACTGTTGCCGGCACGGTTGACCAACGACAACTACATCAACAGAATGTTGGTGACGTCGGCCAGAAACCCGAGGATCGAGTACACCACTTACTGGACCGAACCGACGCGAAAGTACATCG GTCAGGGACACCTGTCGTGCGTGTCGTACGCAGGAAATCGGGCTTATCCTCGCAGGAGGAACGTGTGGCTGTACGAGGATCCTCTCAGGAGCGACATTCAACTGCTCAGTTACTACATCGAAAAGTTCAGACAGGAAAAGGGATCGGCCAAGATCAAGGAGATCAAAGAGAAAGAAG taaaattaaatccaaATCGTCCCTCAAGAAGGTTTTCGAACAAAGTGGAAGAGTCGTCCGAAGAATTGAAGCAATTACGCGAAGAAAGGGCCAAACGATTGGAACGAATCTACGAAACGGAGAAAAAGACCGAAGAGAAATCGTTGGATGAGGAACTGAAATTGAAAAAGATCGAGGAAGAAAAGAGGTTAAACGAAGAAAA aattttattggaAGAACAAAAGAAAAAGGAAGAGGAAAAGAAACGGGAACGGGAAGAAGAGAGAatcaaaaaacaacaacaacaacagttgGAACAAGAAGAGAGGGAAGAACGAAAACGTTTAGAGGAGGaagcaaaattgaaaaaacaacaggaagaagaagaagaagaagaggaAAGGCAACGAttggaagaagaagaagaaagaataaagaaacaaaaacaagaagaagaagaagaaaaagaagcCGAACGTAAAAGGATTGAAGAGGAACAGGAAGCGGAAAGAAAAAGAATTCAAGAGGAAGAGGAGAGAGAagctgaattattaaaaaaacaattggaAGAAGAGGAAAGActtaaacttaaacaaaagTTGGAAGAGGAAGAGGAAGAACTGAAGCGTTTAGAGGAAGAGAAGCAACATCTAATTCGATTGGAAGAATTGGCGAAACAAGCGGAAGACGAGAAGGAACAAGAACTGAAACGACAAGCGGAAGAATTGGCGGAACTGGCCAAAAATCAAATCGAAGAAATCGaagaaaaacaagaaatttcCGAGCCACAGCCCGAAAAGatggaagaagaagaagaagaagaagaagagaaagaaaaatttgaagaaattgtaCCGAAAATCGATGACTCTGTCATCGGCTTCAATTTGGAAGAAGAGACCGACAAATTGGAagcaaaactaaacgaacttGCCAAAGAGAGAGCACAACAAGAATCAGATGTTGTGGAAGAGGAGaaggaagaagaagaagaagaagcaGTAGTATTAGATCAACAAGAAGAGTTAAAACCGGAGGCAGTCGAGGAAGAGGAAGAGGAAGATCCGGTCGCGATTTGCGAAGATTTACCGGAACAAGAGGCCAACTCCGATGAAGAATGA
- the LOC126264198 gene encoding uncharacterized protein LOC126264198, which produces MVLVRYHPISYYSSLWRDYYPDYSYYYYRPLRWYRSYWPLYWYSTSLWPSWRSYYRYFLDDYYPTYKYRSSNWALKLSSFIDDMCLESRKRSAEFRLKNYYYSPLALTYKYL; this is translated from the exons ATGGTTCTGGTTCGTTACCACCCGATCTCGTACTATTCGAGTCTGTGGCGCGATTATTACCCCGACTACTCTTACTATTACTATCGACCGCTGAGATGGTACCGCAGTTATTGGCCTCTCTATTGGTACTCGACCAGTCTGTGGCCCAGCTGGAGAAGTTACTACCGATACTTCCTGGACGATTACTACCCCACCTACAAG TACCGCTCCTCGAATTGGGCCCTCAAACTGTCCTCCTTCATTGACGACATGTGTCTCGAATCCCGCAAAAGAAGTGCAGAG TTCCGCCTCAAGAACTATTACTATTCGCCGCTTGCGTTGACCTACAAATACCTCTGA